CCCGTGGTTGCGGGCGGCATGGTCGGCTCGGCGCAGGGCTGGCGCGAGGCACCTTATGTGCCGCTTCCCGCTGCGATTTCCGACATCGCGCGGCTCTCGGTCTCGGTCGAAACCGATCTCGGCGCGCGGCTTCATATCGCGCCGGGGCTGGTCCAAGACGCGCCGGGGCTTTTGCCCGATGTGATGCGCGGCGAGGAGATCCAGATCCTCGGCGCGGTCAGCGATCACCCCGAGCGCGCCGAGGCGAGCCGCATCATCTTGCCCGGCACCCATTCGAAATGGGTGCGCCTGCGCGCGGGCCGCATCACCGATTTCGCGACCTATATGACCGGCGAGGTCTTTGATCTGCTGTCCAATCAATCGCTGCTCTCGCGGCTGATGATCGGGACGGGGGACGAGGCCGAACGCGACATGGCCTTCCTGCAAGGCGTTGATCTTGCGTCCGAAAGCGGGCCGGGCGATCTGACGCGCCAGATCTTTTCGGCGCGCAGCCTTGGGCTGACGGGCCGCATGGCGGGGAATGTCTTGCGCGACTACCTCTC
This genomic stretch from Paracoccus aminophilus JCM 7686 harbors:
- a CDS encoding 2-dehydro-3-deoxygalactonokinase codes for the protein MTRLIALDWGTTSLRAFLIEEGRVIETRKSPHGIQKLPEPGGEAGFNAAFTEICGPWLEAEPSLPVVAGGMVGSAQGWREAPYVPLPAAISDIARLSVSVETDLGARLHIAPGLVQDAPGLLPDVMRGEEIQILGAVSDHPERAEASRIILPGTHSKWVRLRAGRITDFATYMTGEVFDLLSNQSLLSRLMIGTGDEAERDMAFLQGVDLASESGPGDLTRQIFSARSLGLTGRMAGNVLRDYLSGLIIGHEITSARRELDGGEALLMIGEGALCARYLAAMAHLGLPPVVRLENTAPAGLWLFARSLGLLDAQK